The following are encoded together in the Humulus lupulus chromosome 5, drHumLupu1.1, whole genome shotgun sequence genome:
- the LOC133834509 gene encoding structural maintenance of chromosomes flexible hinge domain-containing protein GMI1-like: MLYYIWTIHSVSVSCAVSFSVSLKNKVFFKQEFQIERRELRIASKVPEILTTGSILENIILEIVNSEGIVDETIHDEEKTGLSHMLTIKADWLDMEESTRYTFKHGRCVVPAILLSKTEGTICFSAFHSRHSSLSVNVKVHMIKPAIPTPNLEHNKVSSTHALLLQDPSSINQVGVNYIMSIENKKKALEEKICKTGLAIQVVEEQCAKLNKKKEEVEQTIKELQDSTESHSLGFLNHLSTKEEVMEDIEKISNSAAAILCNISRVVPFQEPENHLMKDIIGVVALLGRVQYSQLSRILSEYLGVDQMLAVVTRSFESAAHLEMYTHTGEVDRSNALHAEAAILGKSINGRFTVICLDNISPYRGGFEDHPQGKLALPLPCFIDGTIPKGFLGFAVNMIDLDEDQLSITNNSGNGLRETVFYRLLGQLQVYQTREDMLAASACIKHGAVSLDGGILKENGVMSFGFSDPGVCFQVVTTNNEMALSQENLKLLQDQKSELKTIDDKIKQNVKHHGQVLNYYEKTKKKLSKLMDDVERNL, from the exons ATGTTATACTATATTTGGACTATTCATTCCGTATCTGTGTCTTGTGCAGTATCATTCTCTGTATCATTAAAGAACAAAGTGTTTTTCAAACAAGAGTTTCAGATTGAGAGACGGGAACTAAGAATTGCATCGAAG GTACCTGAGATTCTTACCACTGGTTCCATACTGGAAAACATCATTTTAGAAATTGTCAACTCTGAGGGTATTGTTGATGAAACTATCCACGATGAAGAAAAAACTGGTCTATCACATATGCTCACAATTAAGGCTGATTGGCTTGATATGGAGGAGTCCACCCGATATACTTTCAAGCATGGGCGATGTGTTGTTCCTGCTATACTTTTATCTAAAACTGAGGGGACCATTTGTTTCTCAGCTTTCCACTCTCGTCATTCAAGCCTTAGTGTGAATGTTAAG GTTCATATGATCAAACCCGCGATACCAACTCCAAATTTGGAGCATAATAAGGTTTCATCTACTCATGCATTGCTTCTTCAGGACCCAAGTTCAATTAATCAAGTTGGTGTAAACTATATCATGTCCATTGAGAATAAAAAAAAG GCCCTTGAAGAGAAGATATGTAAaactggtttggcaatccaagTAGTGGAAGAACAATGTGCTAAGTTAAACAAAAAGAAGGAAGAAGTTGAGCAAACTATAAAAGAATTGCAAG ATTCCACTGAATCACATTCGTTGGGATTCTTAAATCATTTGTCCACAAAAGAGGAAGTAATGGAGGATATAGAAAAGATCAGTAACTCTGCTGCTGCCATTCTTTGCAATATTTCGAGGGTAGTTCCATTCCAAGAGCCAGAGAATCATTTAATGAAAGACATAATAGGGGTGGTTGCTCTACTTGGTAGAGTTCAATATAGCCAGCTTAGCAG GATATTGTCAGAATATTTGGGTGTAGATCAAATGCTAGCTGTTGTCACCAGATCTTTTGAATCTGCTGCTCATCTTGAAATGTATACACATACTGGTGAAGTTGATCGCAGCAATGCTCTTCATGCTGAAGCAGCCATTCTTGGGAAATCCATAAATGGTCGATTTACTGTTATATGCCTTGACAATATAAG TCCATACAGAGGTGGCTTTGAAGATCACCCTCAGGGGAAGCTGGCTTTACCACTTCCTTGTTTTATTGATGGAACCATTCCAAAAGGATTTCTGGGATTTGCCGTAAATATGATTGATTTAGATGAAGATCAGCTATCCATAACCAACAATTCAGGCAATGGTCTTAGAGAGACCGTATTCTATCGCCTTCTTGGTCAGCTCCAAGTTTACCAAACCAGGGAAGACATGCTAGCAGCCAGTGCTTGTATAAAACACGGCGCTGTATCACTAGATGGTGGAATCTTAAAAGAAAATGGTGTAATGTCTTTTGGATTTAG TGACCCCGGAGTATGTTTTCAAGTTGTCACGACAAACAATGAAATGGCTCTTTCTCAAGAAAATTTGAAGCTGCTCCAAGACCAGAAATCAGAATTGAAAACCATCGATGATAAGATAAAACAAAATGTCAAACATCATGGGCAAGTTTTAAACTATTatgaaaagacaaagaaaaagtTAAGCAAGTTGATGGACGATGTGGAACGGAACCTATGA